TGTTCTGGAAAGCTATCCCAGAAGCTAACTGGCCGGAAGATCCTGAAACTCGCCAGTTCATTATGGAAAAGTGGCAGGAGCCGTTTGGCGACATGCGCCAGGAGCTGGTGTTTATCGGCCAGAACTTAGACCAAGACAACATGCGCGAAGCGCTGGACGCCTGCTTGCTAAGCGAAGCGGAGCTGCTGGAAGGCATGGAAGCCTGGAAGCAGCTACCCGATCCTTTCCCCGCTTGGGAGTAAGGTGTCGCCGCCTAAACTGGCCAAATAGCGCTCTGCCCACTGTCGCACCTCAGGATAGGCACGCTGCTCAAAGACCGCAAAGCCGTTAAGGCCGCGGGCTTTGAGTGGCGTAAAGACCGGCATGGTTAAGCCACACAGAAAATGCGCCAGCCGCTGAGCATTAGGTGGCTGGCCGAGCTTTTCGGTGTGGCGTTCAATCAGCGGTGTGGCATAGCGGATAAAATCATTATCAGACAGTGTGGTTAACGGCGGCGCATCCGGCAACCGAACTGGGTTGCCGTAGCATACCGAGCAGTGGCCACAGCGCCCCTGCTCGGTATCAAATGGCCCATCGAAGGTGGTATCCCCAAAATGCTCAGCCAATCGCCGAGTCAGGCAGCTTTCCGACTCAAACAGTGCCAGCATGGAGTGCAACCGTTCAATTTCGATTTGCTCTCGATGTAAGCACTCATTAAACAACTGGCTCGCCAGCGCCTCGACCGAAAATCCCGGCTGACAAATTTCATACACGTCGGTCATGCGTTTGCCTTCCAGGGTCAGCCAGCCTTTATCCTGAAAGTACTCAAGTGCGGTTATCACGCGAGCCCGGGAAGCATCAATCTGCTGCGCTTGCCCAGCCTGATGCAACCGCTCAAAATCTACCGTTCCCCAGGTCCGGGCAATAGCAATATTGTCAATCAATAGGCGAACAAAGGCCGCCCGCTCTCCTTCAAAACGCCCTACTAAGGCAGTAGGCTCAATGTGGTAGCGCAGCCGATACTCGGCTAAGAACGCAAAGCGCGGCGCAATAATGCCGTGCATTTCCAGCCGCACCAGCAACGTTTTTAGCGGCAGCAAACGGATATTAGTATCTCGGGAAAGTGTGTTGAGCAGCACTTCCCACTGACGATCTTGCGCTTGGCCGGCTGATGAAATTTCTTCCAGTAAGCGCAGAATACCCACGTATTCAGGCGTGTCGCCGTAAACGAAGTTCTCCAGCACCCTCAGTCCATCGCGCCCAGCGATCGTCAAGCAAGTCGAAGGCAACCCGTCGCGACCCGCTCGGCCAATTTCCTGGCTGTAATTCTCAATCGATTTGGGGAGATCAAAGTGCACGACGTTGCGGATATTGCCTTTATCAATCCCCATACCAAAGGCAATGGTAGCCACAATGCAGGGCGACTCGCCGCTCATAAACTGGCGCTGGATCTCGTCACGGCGGACTGAATCCAACCCCGCATGGTAGGCCTGGGCGGCAATCCCATGGGCCGCTAGCGCGTTTGCCACCTGCTCGGCGGTTTGCTGCAAGGTGACGTAAATAATCGTGGGCGCTTCGTTGCCAGGCGGCATTTGCGGTTTAAGCCAATCAATCAGCTGCTGCTGACGATTTTCCATCGCGGGCGCCACCAGAAGCTCTAAGTTAGCGCGGTAAAAGCCGGTGGTAATGACATTTTTCGGAACGATGGAAAACTTCTCACGCATATCCGCGATAACCGCTGGCGTGGCCGTGGCAGTCAGTAGCAGTACCTGGGGAATGGCGAAATCGCGCTGATAATCCGGCAGTTTGAGGTAATCCGGGCGGAAGTTATGTCCCCACTCAGAGAGGCAGTGTGCTTCATCAACCACTAGCAGCGATATCTGTACTTGGCGTAGAAAGTGCCGAAAACGCTCGTTCTTAAGCCGCTCCACCGACACCATGAGGATTTTCAGCTCACCGTTTTTGGCGCGCTCCATCACATCACGGGTCGTAGCGCGATCTTGGGTGGAATCAATGCTGGCCGCTGCAACACCATGGCGTGCCAGAAAAGCGAGTTGATCCTGCATCAGCGCCAGCAGCGGCGATACCACCAGCGTCAGGTGCGGAAGATGAAGTGCAGGCAGCTGATAGCAGAGCGACTTCCCTGCCCCCGTGGCAAAAATCGCTGCGGTAGAGTGCCCATCCAACACTCTAGACACCACCGCCTGCTGGCCGCCGCGGAAATCATCAAATCCGAATACTGTCTTCAGCGTCTGCTGCGGTGATAGTGAGGTCATGGCCGGTCCCTGGAGAGTCAAAAAAACGAGAGTCAACATACGTTAGCGGCTAAGCTAACGTGTTCACGTCGTTTTCTCCAATTAGTCGTCTTACCCAATTAACGGTAGCCGTTAAGAACAAGGCTGTGGCGTCTCCTTCTGCGTGGACAGAGCCAGCGCCTGCCAAGCCTCAAAGGTGGTAAAAAACACCCGCCCCGTTAGCTCACGGTAAAGCGCCGTATTCGTTAAGCGATCCATCACAGGGCCTTTCACCTCTGCCAAATGAAGCATCGCGCCAGCATCTTTTAACCGTCCGTTAATGGCTTCTAGGCTTTCAAGCGCGGACGCATCAATCACATTCACCGCTTGGCAGGTCAGTACAATATGCTTTAACGAGGGCGAACGAGCAGCCAGCGCCATCACGGTATCTTCTAAGTAGCGAGCGTTAGCAAAGTAAAGGCTTTCATCAATGCGCAACATGGCCACGTGTTCATCGGTTTCAACGTCATGGCGCTTCACGTTGCGGAAGTGCTCGGTGCCCGGCACCCGGCCCACCACGGCACTGTGGGGCTGGCTGGTGCGGTAAAGATGTAGCCCTAACGAAAGCACAACGCCGCTGATAATACCGACCTCGACACTGTGCAGCAGGGTCAGTAGTAAGGTCGCCACCATTGCCACGCCGTCGCTGCGGGAGTATTGCCAAGTGCGCTTTACTGCAGGCAGATCAATCAATGTGCCCACGGCGACGATAATGGTAGCGGCCAATGTCGCCGTCGGCAGGAATGCCAGCAGACCAGTGAGCAACAACGTTGCAAGCACGATACCCAAGGCGGTAAATGCCCCGGCTAACGGTGTTGCCGCGCCCGCTTCAAAGTTCACTACCGAGCGTGAAAACCCACCTGACACCGGCGACCCGCCGCTGATGCCAGCACCAAAATTGGCCATTCCCAGGGCAATAAGCTCTTGATTAGGATCGATACGCTGGCGGCGCTTAGCGGCCAGCGTTTGCGCCACGGATACCGACTCCACAAAGCCTACCAAGCTGATCAGTAAGGCCGCAGGCAATAGGCCAAGCCACAACGACTGATCTAGGCTAGGCAGCGCAATGGCGGGCAAGCCGCTAGGCACAAAGCCGACCAGCCCCACACCGCGCTGATCTAGATTAAGCTGCCAAGCTAGTAGTGTGGTGACGATCACTGCCGAAATCGGCGCGGCTTTAACCATCAACCCTGAAGCGCTGGCTGAGACGCCTATAGCCATCAGCCATGTGTGTAACCGCTTGCGGCAAATCAGCAGATAGCCCCACACCCCTAAACCAATCAGCAGCGTGATGAGATTGACCTGCTGCCACTGACTGAACAGTGCGCCCAGCAGCTCAATAACATTATGTCCCGTGGCCTCCACGCCTAGAATATGCTTGAACTGACTAATGGCGATCAAGATACCCGACGCAGTGATAAACCCAGAAATAACCGGATGGCTTAAGAAGTTGACTAAAAAGCCCAGCCGCAGAACGCCCATGGCGATCAACATCAATCCTGAAAGCGCAGCCAACACCAATGCAGCGCCAATATATTCAGGGCTGCCTGGAATGGCAAAGCTGCTTAAAGCCGACGCCGTCATTAACGCTGCCACGGCTACCGGCCCTACCGCCAAGCTGGCACTGGTACCAAAGATGGCGTAAAGCACCAGCGGTAGCATACTGGCATACAGGCCCATCTCTGGCGGCAACCCAGCCAGCAAGGCATAGGCCAGCGCCTGGGGCACCAACATTAGCGTGACGATAACGGCTGCCAGCGCATCTTTAAATAACAAAGCCTGGTTATAGCGCTGCAGCCAGCCAATCAAAGGCACCCAACGCTCTATGATCATGGGGCATACTCGTTCTGGTAATAACACTGACCACGACGAATCACATCGCCCGCTTACGCTGTCTGATTTTCGAGCCCATGACGGTGTTCTTCCAAATCAAAACCGGCTGCTTTTGCAGCGGAAAACAGTTCCGCCAGATCGCACTTCTCAGTGTGGCGCTTGGCGTAAGCCCAAAGATGGGTAGCGCGCTTACCTGACCGGCAGAACGCCAAAATGGGCCGGGGTAGCTGCTGCAACGCCTCAGCGAAAGCGGCTACATCCGCTTGGCTATACTCGCCGGGGGTCACAGGGATGTGCACCCAGTGAAGTCCGATTTCCGCTGCTTTGCGGCGATAAGCATCTTCACCTGGAAACTCAGCGCTTTCACCCGGCTTGCAGTTACAGATCACCGTTTTAAAGCCCTGTTCTTTTACTTGCTCGAGCCCTTCTACCGTGAGCTGCGAAGTAATATCGACGCCCTTCTCTAACGGTTGTGTTTGCATGCATCTCTCCTAGCGTTTCTCACTGCCGTTTTAAGCAGCAGTGCAGGCATAACATGCCATTGAAATAATGTTATAAACATAGCTTATTTTGGAATATAAGCAATAGCGCACTACAAAAACACCCGGGGCTTTGTTGAGAAAAGCCCCGGGTGGCGCATAAATACCGAAGGGAGAAACGTAACGCTATTGAGTGTTGTCGCTATTGGGGAACGCCGGATTAATTAAACACTTTTTCTAACGCAAAGCGCGGCTGTGGTTGGCTGTCTTTGTTAACGCTTTCAGTGAACATTGTAAGCGGGCGCACCCACAGGCCGTAGTCGCCATAAAGCGCACGGTAAACTACCAGCACCTCTTCAGTTTCACTGTGCTGAGCGGTGCCCAGCACTTCGTAAAGGCTGCCTTTATAGTGGCGATATATACCAGGAACAGGCGCAGTCATTCACTTTCCTCTTGATGGGTCGTTGATGGCATGGGCTTAGCGGCTTTTTTAGCCAACCGTTCAAGCACTTTTGAGGCAGCGACAAAACCAAACGTACCAGTGACAAAGGTGGCGGCGCCAAAGCCTGAGGCGCAGTCTAAACGGGTCGCGTCACCGTTGCCGGGCTTTTGCAGGCAAACTTCACCATCAGCGCTGGGATACACTAACTGCTCATCAGAATAGACACACTCAACGGAAAAGCGCCGCTTTGGATTACGGGAAAAACCGTAATCCCTGCGCAGCCGCGAGCGCACCTTGGAAAGTAGCGGGTCGTGTTCAGTGCGCGTTAAATCTGCCACCTGAATGCGGGTAGGATCTGTCTGACCGCCGGCAGCTCCCGTCACGGTAATCGGTAGTTTACGTCGTTTGCACCAGGCGATTAGCGCTGCCTTAGCGATGACGCTGTCAATGGCATCGACCACATGATCGGCATCATCGGGAATACGCTCGGCCAAGTTGGAGGGTGTGACAAAAGCGGTGTCAGCCACAATCTCAATCTCCGGGGCAATCAAACGACAGCGCTCAGCCAACACCGCCACCTTGGGCTGACCAATAGTACCGTCTAGCGCGTGGAGCTGGCGATTCACATTGGACACGCACACATCATCCAGATCAATCAGCGTCAGCTTGCCAATACCAGAGCGCGCCAGGGCTTCCACTGTCCAACTGCCCACACCGCCCACACCCACTACCACAACATGGGCATGGCGAAACGCCTCAGCGGCACGCTGGCCATACAGGCGACGAATGCCACCAAAGCGAAAGTCGTAATCCGAAGACATGGCAGGTTCTCTCTAATAAAAACATGGCTCGATTCGTACCAGCTACCGCTGAAGCACTGTGGGCGTGGCAATGGGTGGGGTTCGCACGCTGTCTAGCGGCAGATGCCCAACCCAGCCGAACTGCTCGAACAGGCTTCTCATGGTCTCGTCGAGTGCGCAGCTTAGCTGGATACGCTTATCGATCAACGGGTGATCAAACGCCAAATAGGTGGCAGCCAGCAGCAGACGGGGAGCATTAAGCTGATCCGCAAAAAAGCGGTTGTGGACACTTTTTCCGTGTTTGGCATCGCCAATAACCGGATAACCACGCCGAGAAAGGTGGCGACGTATCTGATGTCGCCTCCCGGTCATGGGCCGCGCTTCCACTAGCGAATAGCGCGCCACCGGATAGCGGTCTACCTGTACAGGCAGTTCAACACTATCCAGGCGGCGAATATCGGTCATCGCGGGCATAGCAGGCATCTCGGCCTTGGGCCGCGTACCATCTTCTTCCCGTAACGGGTAATCAAGGCGCTCTTGCTCCGGCGCCTTGCCCCTTACTACCGCCAGATAGCGTTTTTCTACCTGCCGCTCGCTGAAGGCTTCACTTAACAAGGCTGCCGCCTCGGATGATAAGCCAAACACCATCACTCCAGAGGTAGGTCTATCTAACCGATGCACTGGATACACCCGTTTGCCAATTTGGTCGCGCAGACGTTGAAGCAAAAACTCTGTTTCTCCACGCGCCAGCGCCGAGCGGTGCACCAGTAACCCAGACGGCTTATGCACTGCAACAAGGTGCTCATCCTGATAAAGGATGTTCAATGGCAACATGGCACTCCCCGATAGCGGCAATTGAGATAACAAATCGCAGTGATTTGAAGCAGCGCGCTATTGTCGCGGCTTAACGGTTCAATGTCATCCGCTACTAGCGGCATCAAGAAAGCGAATAGCCCCAATACCCAATCCATTGGCAGAGTTGCTTCCAGGAAGCTACCTTAAAGTGGCAACTCGTCTTACGAGCTTCCATGGATAAGGAAAGGAGAATGCACTATGCGTTATTCACTACCGCTAACAGGTATTGCCGCGGGGCTATTGCTGGCAACCACCGCTCAGGCCAATGAGACGCTCGACGTTGAAATGCACAAGGTCAGCGCTGAAGGAATTGAACAGTCTATTGGGACTGTCGCTATTGAGCATACTGAGCACGGCGTGTTGCTTACGCCGTCGTTAACTGACCTAGAGCCCGGTGTATACGGCTTTCATGTCCACCAAAATGCCAGTTGCGAGCCTGCTGAAAACGATAGCGGCGAAATGACAGCAGCGCTGTCTGCTGGTGGTCACTACGACCCAGAAGAGTCCGACACCCACCAAGGTCCTTACGGCGACGGTCATCTGGGTGACCTACCGGTTCTCACAGTGAATGAAGATGGTGAAGCTAACCTTCCCGTGTTGGCACCGCGCTTGAGCATGGAAGATATGCCAGGACGAAGCCTGATGATTCACGCTGGCGGCGATACTTATTCAGATGATCCCCACTTAGGCGGCGGCGGTGCGCGCATGGCCTGCGGCGTCGTTGAATCGTAACGTTTAAAACTCATCATTGTGACGACTTATCGGGCAGCGTAGCGCTGCCCTTTTTTGTGTTGATGATTTCTTGTGTTGATGAAGCCTTATGTTGTTGGTTGCTCTCGCTAGCACCATAGGCAACTAAAGTCTTAAAGCGATTCTCCTGATGAGTCGGTACATTCAGCCCGGCCAAATAAGCGTGCTAACAAGTAACTCACTAGCATGCACAACCATCTTAATTCCCTTGATACTGAGTGCCCTAAATGATCACCTTCATTGTATCGATACTGCTTCTAGTCGTGGGCTACTTCACCTACGGCAAGTTTGTTGAGCGCGTGTTTGTTACTGACCGCAAGCGTCAAACACCGGCGTTTAGTATGCGTGACAATATTGACTATGTGCCGATGAACACCACGCGCAACTCACTTATTCAATTGCTTAACATTGCCGGTGTCGGCCCAATTTTTGGCCCCATTTTAGGGGCGCTTTATGGCCCGGTGGCCTTCATATGGATTGTGATTGGTTGCATCTTCGCGGGTGCCGTACATGATTACCTCACCGGTATGATCTCGATTCGCAATCACGGGGCTCATTTGCCTCAATTGGCGGGTAAGTTTCTCGGTAAAACCATGAAGCATGTGGTCAACGGCTTTGCAATTTTGCTGTTGTTACTAGTGGGCACGGTCTTTGTAACCTCGCCTGCAGCGCTACTTTCTAATATGACGTCGCTCTCTCTAACGCTGATTATTGTAGCGATTTTTGCCTACTATCTGGTTGCTACGCTGCTGCCGATTGATAAAGTCATTGGGCGTATCTACCCTTACTTTGGTGCTTTGCTGCTTTTCAGCGCAGCAGGCATTGGCATCGGTTTGGTTGTTACCGGCGCACCGATTCCAGAACTCTCTTTC
This genomic window from Halomonas sp. TD01 contains:
- a CDS encoding DUF1653 domain-containing protein — its product is MTAPVPGIYRHYKGSLYEVLGTAQHSETEEVLVVYRALYGDYGLWVRPLTMFTESVNKDSQPQPRFALEKVFN
- the sodC gene encoding superoxide dismutase family protein, which encodes MRYSLPLTGIAAGLLLATTAQANETLDVEMHKVSAEGIEQSIGTVAIEHTEHGVLLTPSLTDLEPGVYGFHVHQNASCEPAENDSGEMTAALSAGGHYDPEESDTHQGPYGDGHLGDLPVLTVNEDGEANLPVLAPRLSMEDMPGRSLMIHAGGDTYSDDPHLGGGGARMACGVVES
- a CDS encoding TIGR01244 family sulfur transferase, which codes for MQTQPLEKGVDITSQLTVEGLEQVKEQGFKTVICNCKPGESAEFPGEDAYRRKAAEIGLHWVHIPVTPGEYSQADVAAFAEALQQLPRPILAFCRSGKRATHLWAYAKRHTEKCDLAELFSAAKAAGFDLEEHRHGLENQTA
- a CDS encoding SulP family inorganic anion transporter, yielding MIIERWVPLIGWLQRYNQALLFKDALAAVIVTLMLVPQALAYALLAGLPPEMGLYASMLPLVLYAIFGTSASLAVGPVAVAALMTASALSSFAIPGSPEYIGAALVLAALSGLMLIAMGVLRLGFLVNFLSHPVISGFITASGILIAISQFKHILGVEATGHNVIELLGALFSQWQQVNLITLLIGLGVWGYLLICRKRLHTWLMAIGVSASASGLMVKAAPISAVIVTTLLAWQLNLDQRGVGLVGFVPSGLPAIALPSLDQSLWLGLLPAALLISLVGFVESVSVAQTLAAKRRQRIDPNQELIALGMANFGAGISGGSPVSGGFSRSVVNFEAGAATPLAGAFTALGIVLATLLLTGLLAFLPTATLAATIIVAVGTLIDLPAVKRTWQYSRSDGVAMVATLLLTLLHSVEVGIISGVVLSLGLHLYRTSQPHSAVVGRVPGTEHFRNVKRHDVETDEHVAMLRIDESLYFANARYLEDTVMALAARSPSLKHIVLTCQAVNVIDASALESLEAINGRLKDAGAMLHLAEVKGPVMDRLTNTALYRELTGRVFFTTFEAWQALALSTQKETPQPCS
- a CDS encoding pseudouridine synthase, whose product is MLPLNILYQDEHLVAVHKPSGLLVHRSALARGETEFLLQRLRDQIGKRVYPVHRLDRPTSGVMVFGLSSEAAALLSEAFSERQVEKRYLAVVRGKAPEQERLDYPLREEDGTRPKAEMPAMPAMTDIRRLDSVELPVQVDRYPVARYSLVEARPMTGRRHQIRRHLSRRGYPVIGDAKHGKSVHNRFFADQLNAPRLLLAATYLAFDHPLIDKRIQLSCALDETMRSLFEQFGWVGHLPLDSVRTPPIATPTVLQR
- the tcdA gene encoding tRNA cyclic N6-threonylcarbamoyladenosine(37) synthase TcdA, with amino-acid sequence MSSDYDFRFGGIRRLYGQRAAEAFRHAHVVVVGVGGVGSWTVEALARSGIGKLTLIDLDDVCVSNVNRQLHALDGTIGQPKVAVLAERCRLIAPEIEIVADTAFVTPSNLAERIPDDADHVVDAIDSVIAKAALIAWCKRRKLPITVTGAAGGQTDPTRIQVADLTRTEHDPLLSKVRSRLRRDYGFSRNPKRRFSVECVYSDEQLVYPSADGEVCLQKPGNGDATRLDCASGFGAATFVTGTFGFVAASKVLERLAKKAAKPMPSTTHQEESE
- a CDS encoding RecQ family ATP-dependent DNA helicase — encoded protein: MTSLSPQQTLKTVFGFDDFRGGQQAVVSRVLDGHSTAAIFATGAGKSLCYQLPALHLPHLTLVVSPLLALMQDQLAFLARHGVAAASIDSTQDRATTRDVMERAKNGELKILMVSVERLKNERFRHFLRQVQISLLVVDEAHCLSEWGHNFRPDYLKLPDYQRDFAIPQVLLLTATATPAVIADMREKFSIVPKNVITTGFYRANLELLVAPAMENRQQQLIDWLKPQMPPGNEAPTIIYVTLQQTAEQVANALAAHGIAAQAYHAGLDSVRRDEIQRQFMSGESPCIVATIAFGMGIDKGNIRNVVHFDLPKSIENYSQEIGRAGRDGLPSTCLTIAGRDGLRVLENFVYGDTPEYVGILRLLEEISSAGQAQDRQWEVLLNTLSRDTNIRLLPLKTLLVRLEMHGIIAPRFAFLAEYRLRYHIEPTALVGRFEGERAAFVRLLIDNIAIARTWGTVDFERLHQAGQAQQIDASRARVITALEYFQDKGWLTLEGKRMTDVYEICQPGFSVEALASQLFNECLHREQIEIERLHSMLALFESESCLTRRLAEHFGDTTFDGPFDTEQGRCGHCSVCYGNPVRLPDAPPLTTLSDNDFIRYATPLIERHTEKLGQPPNAQRLAHFLCGLTMPVFTPLKARGLNGFAVFEQRAYPEVRQWAERYLASLGGDTLLPSGERIG